CTTGACAATTTGGGCAGTTTCCATTTTGAACATTAAATGAAAATCTTCCAATATTATATCCCCTTATTTTGGATTCTTTTAGGCTTGCATATAATTTTCTAATTTCTGTATAAAAACCAATATATGTTGCCGGATTAGATCTAGGTGTTCTCCCAATTGGACGTTGGTCAATATTAATAATCTTATCAATGTTTTCAAGACCTTCTATATTTTCATAAGGATAGGTTTTATTTTGTTTATTATGAATGTGATTATAAATAGCTGGAAATAATGTTCCATTTATTAATGTTGACTTCCCAGAACCGGATACTCCTGTAATAACAATAAGCTTACTTGTGGGGATAATCAAATTTATATTTTTAAGGTTATTTCCTTTTGCTCCAAAGAGCTTGATGAATTTATCATTTTCATTGTAATTTTTATTAAATGAAGGAGTTATACTATTTAATAAGTATTTTGCAGTTGATGTATTAGATTTTTTCAAATCTTTAAATGTCCCTTTAAATATAATTTTACCTCCTTTTTCCCCTGCACCTGGACCTATATCAACAATGTAATCAGCAGCTTTTATAATTGATTTATCATGTTCAACAATAATTATGCTATTCCCTAAATCTTTTAAACTTTTAAGAGATTTTATTAATAATTCACTATCACTTGGGTGGAGTCCAATACTTGGTTCATCTAAAATATATAGAACATTTGATAATTCTGAACCTATTTGAGATGCAATTTTTATTCTTTGACTTTCGCCACCGGATAAAGTTTCGGTTTTTCTAGATAATGTTATATAGCCAAGTCCAATATTGATTAAGAATTCTAATCTAGTTAAGACTTCTTTTAAGATTTCTTTAGCAATAATAAACTTACTTTTTGTAGATTCTGAAAGGGTGTTTATACACCATTTTTTTAGCTCAAATATATTTAAGTCAGAGACTTCTATTATATTTTTATTATTTATTAAGAAAAATAAACTCTCTTTTTTTAATTTTTGATTCTTGCATTGAGGACAATCAATTTTTTTTAAAAATTTTTTTGACCAAACAGAAATTTTTCGAGATTTATTATTTGCATTCTGGTTAATTATAAAATTAATAATTCCTTCAAAATCTATTTCATATTTTTTAGTAATACCAATGTTTTTATTTTTTACCTTAAACCTTTCCTTTGTACCATATAATAATAATTCGAGAGCATGGTTTGGAATTTCTTTTATTGGAGTATTAAGTGAAAAATTATATTTTTTTGCAATGAGTTCAATTTGTTGAAATATCCAGTTTTCTTTATATTCCCCAATTGGTGCAATACCACCATTTTTTATGTTAATAGATGTGTCGGGTATTATCTTTTTAAGATTAATTTCTTCTTTTACACCTAATCCTTTACAACTTAAACAATAACCCTTAGGTGAGTTAAATGAAAAGGAATTTGGTTCAGGTTTTTCATATGAAATTCCAGTAGTTTGACATGTTAAATGTTTACTGTAATATTTTTTTTTTCCACTGTCAAGCTCTTTTATAATAATTGACCCATTGCTTTCTTCAACTGCAGTTTTTATAGATTTAATTAGTCTGATTTTAGATTGAGCATTAATAGTTAGTTTATCAATTAAAATGTCAATGTCATGTGTTTTATATCTATCAAGCCTAAGAGTTGGATTTATATTTATTATTTCATTATTGACATTGGCTTTAATATATCCTTTTTTTATTAGTGATTGAAATAATTCAGAATAATGTCCTTTTCGTGCTTTTATTTTTGGTGCAAGAATTAATATTTTTTTATTGTAGTGATTTTTTTGAATTAACTCAAGAATTTGACTTTCACTCTGTTTCACCATCTTTTCATTTGTCTTAAAAGAAATAGGTTCGCTTATTTTAGCAAATAAAAGTCTTAAATAATCATATATTTCTGTAGTGGTGCCAACAGTAGATCTTGGGTTTTTTGATATTGTTTTTTGTTCAATTGAAATTACCGGACTAAGACCAGTGATATAATCAACCTTTGGCCTTTCAAATGAACCTATAAAATTTCTAGCATAAGATGAAAATGTTTCAAGATATCTTCTTTGCCCTTCCTTGTGGATAGTGTCAAATGCAAGTGAAGATTTGCCACTACCACTAACTCCAGTAAATACAACAATTTTTTTTGAAGGAATAGTAATGTCTATGTTTTTTAAATTATTTTCTCTAGCTCCAACAATTTTAATATCCATTTTAATTATCTGTTAATTTTTTATTTTTTGGAAAGATGCAAATGATATTCCTTTAGAATCTTTAATAGATACTTTTGGGCTATTAA
This is a stretch of genomic DNA from Flavobacteriales bacterium TMED191. It encodes these proteins:
- the uvrA gene encoding excinuclease ABC subunit UvrA: MDIKIVGARENNLKNIDITIPSKKIVVFTGVSGSGKSSLAFDTIHKEGQRRYLETFSSYARNFIGSFERPKVDYITGLSPVISIEQKTISKNPRSTVGTTTEIYDYLRLLFAKISEPISFKTNEKMVKQSESQILELIQKNHYNKKILILAPKIKARKGHYSELFQSLIKKGYIKANVNNEIININPTLRLDRYKTHDIDILIDKLTINAQSKIRLIKSIKTAVEESNGSIIIKELDSGKKKYYSKHLTCQTTGISYEKPEPNSFSFNSPKGYCLSCKGLGVKEEINLKKIIPDTSINIKNGGIAPIGEYKENWIFQQIELIAKKYNFSLNTPIKEIPNHALELLLYGTKERFKVKNKNIGITKKYEIDFEGIINFIINQNANNKSRKISVWSKKFLKKIDCPQCKNQKLKKESLFFLINNKNIIEVSDLNIFELKKWCINTLSESTKSKFIIAKEILKEVLTRLEFLINIGLGYITLSRKTETLSGGESQRIKIASQIGSELSNVLYILDEPSIGLHPSDSELLIKSLKSLKDLGNSIIIVEHDKSIIKAADYIVDIGPGAGEKGGKIIFKGTFKDLKKSNTSTAKYLLNSITPSFNKNYNENDKFIKLFGAKGNNLKNINLIIPTSKLIVITGVSGSGKSTLINGTLFPAIYNHIHNKQNKTYPYENIEGLENIDKIINIDQRPIGRTPRSNPATYIGFYTEIRKLYASLKESKIRGYNIGRFSFNVQNGNCPNCQGNGFETVQMKLLPDIEIPCKTCSGKRFNPETLEIYYKDKNIYDVLEMSIDEAIVFFDKIPNIKQKINSLQKVGMGYIKIGQSSTKLSGGEAQRVKLAAELSKKDTGKTLYILDEPTTGLHCQDIKTLMKSINLLVKQGNTVIIIEHNTDIIQQADHIVDIGPQGGSKGGEIIYSGNVKNILNNKTSRTGFFLKKEIYSQND